A single genomic interval of Cupriavidus sp. MP-37 harbors:
- the glnK gene encoding P-II family nitrogen regulator produces the protein MKQITAIIKPFKLDEVREALADVGVTGLTVTEVKGFGRQKGHTELYRGAEYVVDFLPKIKIEVVVAENQLDTVLDAIVKAAHTGKIGDGKIFVTEIERVIRIRTGEQDEAAV, from the coding sequence ATGAAGCAGATTACCGCCATCATCAAACCGTTCAAGCTCGACGAGGTGCGTGAAGCGCTGGCTGACGTCGGCGTGACCGGGCTGACGGTGACCGAAGTAAAGGGATTTGGCCGCCAGAAAGGGCATACCGAGCTGTACCGCGGCGCCGAGTACGTGGTCGACTTCCTGCCCAAGATCAAGATTGAAGTGGTGGTGGCCGAGAACCAGCTCGACACGGTGCTGGATGCCATCGTCAAGGCCGCCCATACCGGCAAGATCGGCGACGGCAAGATCTTCGTCACCGAGATCGAGCGCGTGATCCGCATCCGCACCGGCGAGCAGGACGAAGCCGCGGTCTGA
- the trxB gene encoding thioredoxin-disulfide reductase: MAKHAKVLILGSGPAGYTAAVYAARANLEPVLITGLAQGGQLMTTTDVENWPGDAKGVQGPELMQRLLAHAEEFKTEIIFDHIHTARLVDEHGQPARPFTLIGDAGEYTCDALIIATGASAQYLGLPSEESFMGRGVSACATCDGFFYKNQEVAVVGGGNTAVEEALYLSHIASKVTVIHRRDSFRAEPILVDRLLQREKEGRVVIRYDSVLDEVLGDDSGVTGIRVRGTKSGQTEELKLAGVFIAIGHKPNTDLFTGQLAMENGYLVTKSGLQGDATATSVPGVFAAGDVQDHVYRQAITSAGTGCMAALDAQRFVEALK; encoded by the coding sequence ATGGCAAAACACGCAAAAGTGCTGATTCTCGGTTCCGGTCCCGCCGGCTACACCGCCGCGGTCTACGCGGCCCGCGCCAACCTGGAACCGGTGCTGATCACCGGCCTGGCCCAGGGCGGCCAGCTGATGACCACCACCGACGTCGAGAACTGGCCGGGCGATGCCAAGGGCGTCCAGGGACCCGAGCTGATGCAGCGCCTGCTCGCGCACGCCGAGGAATTCAAGACCGAAATCATCTTCGACCACATCCATACCGCCAGGCTGGTGGACGAACACGGCCAGCCGGCCCGCCCCTTCACGCTGATCGGCGACGCCGGCGAGTACACCTGCGACGCGCTGATCATCGCCACCGGCGCCTCGGCCCAGTACCTGGGCCTGCCGTCCGAAGAATCGTTCATGGGCCGCGGCGTGTCGGCCTGCGCCACCTGCGACGGCTTCTTCTACAAGAACCAGGAAGTGGCCGTGGTCGGCGGCGGCAATACCGCCGTGGAAGAAGCGCTGTACCTGTCGCATATCGCCAGCAAGGTCACCGTGATCCACCGCCGCGACAGCTTCCGCGCCGAGCCGATCCTGGTCGACCGCCTGCTCCAGCGCGAAAAGGAAGGCCGCGTGGTGATCCGCTACGACAGCGTGCTGGACGAAGTGCTGGGCGACGACTCGGGCGTGACCGGCATCCGCGTGCGCGGCACCAAGAGCGGCCAGACCGAAGAGCTGAAGCTGGCCGGGGTCTTCATCGCCATCGGCCACAAGCCCAACACCGACCTGTTCACCGGCCAGCTGGCCATGGAGAACGGCTACCTGGTGACCAAGTCGGGCCTGCAGGGCGATGCCACCGCCACCAGCGTGCCCGGCGTGTTCGCCGCGGGCGACGTGCAGGACCATGTCTACCGCCAGGCCATCACCAGCGCCGGCACCGGCTGCATGGCCGCGCTCGACGCGCAGCGCTTCGTCGAAGCCCTGAAGTAA
- the lolA gene encoding outer membrane lipoprotein chaperone LolA, translating to MRNRILVSACAALAMFALQAPAHAAATDQLQSFVTGVKSARGEFTQRQVKGQGANVKVTGTSSGTFVFSRPGKFTWRYTKPYEQLLQADGQTLYIYDKDLNQVTERKLDGALGSSPAAILFGSNDLDKNFVVRNGPTRDGVEWLELTPKAKDTQFERIGIGFKAGNLEAMELRDAFGNTTLLTFTGMQKNPPLAADAFRFTVPKGADVMKQ from the coding sequence ATGCGAAACCGCATCCTCGTGTCGGCTTGCGCCGCGCTGGCGATGTTTGCGCTGCAGGCGCCGGCCCATGCCGCCGCCACCGACCAGCTGCAGAGCTTTGTCACCGGCGTGAAGAGCGCGCGCGGCGAATTCACGCAGCGCCAGGTCAAGGGGCAGGGCGCCAATGTCAAGGTGACCGGCACGTCCAGCGGCACCTTCGTGTTCTCGCGCCCGGGCAAGTTCACCTGGCGCTATACCAAACCCTACGAGCAGCTGCTGCAGGCCGACGGCCAGACCCTGTACATCTATGACAAGGACCTGAACCAGGTCACCGAGCGCAAGCTCGACGGCGCGCTGGGTTCCAGCCCGGCGGCAATCCTGTTCGGCAGCAATGACCTCGACAAGAACTTCGTGGTCAGGAACGGGCCGACGCGCGATGGCGTGGAATGGCTGGAGCTGACACCCAAGGCGAAAGACACGCAGTTCGAGCGCATCGGCATCGGCTTCAAGGCCGGCAATCTCGAGGCGATGGAGCTGCGCGACGCGTTCGGCAACACCACGCTGCTGACCTTCACTGGCATGCAGAAGAACCCGCCGCTGGCGGCCGATGCGTTCCGGTTCACGGTGCCCAAGGGCGCCGACGTGATGAAGCAATGA
- a CDS encoding Fe(3+) ABC transporter substrate-binding protein, with protein MKTTIRTLLPRAAALALLTLPLAAAAQEKVLNLYTARHYQTDEALYANFTKQTGIKINRIEGQEDPLLERIRNEGANSPADVFITVDIGRLWRAQQAGVFAPVKSKVLESRIPANYRDPNGEWFGFSARGRVIAYNKAAVKAGDIANYEDLADPKWKGKVCTRSSGHVYNLSLVSSLIAHDGEARTEQWARGVAANLARVPKGGDTDQLKAVAAGECDVAIANTYYIARLLKSAKPEDRAVAEKLGVVWPNQSSQGVHMNISGGGMLKHAPNKEAAVKFLEYLASDEAQRYFADGNNEWPVVKGVKVNNPVLEALGEFKSDAINVAELGKYQPQAQKLLDRAGFK; from the coding sequence GTGAAAACCACCATCCGAACCTTGCTGCCGCGCGCCGCGGCACTGGCCCTGCTGACGCTGCCGCTTGCCGCGGCAGCGCAGGAAAAGGTGCTCAACCTCTACACCGCGCGGCATTACCAGACCGACGAGGCGCTGTACGCCAACTTCACCAAGCAGACCGGGATCAAGATCAACCGCATCGAAGGCCAGGAAGATCCGCTGCTGGAGCGCATCCGCAATGAAGGCGCCAACAGTCCGGCGGACGTGTTCATCACGGTGGATATCGGGCGCCTGTGGCGCGCCCAGCAGGCCGGCGTGTTCGCGCCGGTGAAGTCGAAGGTGCTGGAATCGCGCATCCCGGCCAACTACCGCGATCCCAACGGCGAGTGGTTCGGCTTCTCGGCGCGCGGCCGCGTGATCGCCTACAACAAGGCCGCGGTCAAGGCCGGCGACATCGCCAACTATGAAGACCTGGCCGATCCCAAGTGGAAGGGCAAGGTCTGCACGCGTTCCAGCGGCCATGTCTACAACCTGTCGCTGGTATCCAGCCTGATCGCCCACGATGGCGAGGCCCGCACCGAGCAATGGGCGCGCGGCGTCGCCGCCAACCTGGCGCGCGTGCCCAAGGGCGGCGACACCGACCAGCTCAAGGCGGTTGCCGCGGGCGAGTGCGACGTGGCCATCGCCAACACCTACTACATCGCGCGCCTGCTGAAGTCGGCCAAGCCCGAAGACAGGGCCGTGGCCGAAAAGCTGGGCGTGGTGTGGCCCAACCAGTCGAGCCAGGGCGTGCATATGAACATCTCTGGCGGCGGCATGCTCAAGCACGCGCCCAACAAGGAAGCGGCGGTCAAGTTCCTGGAGTACCTGGCCAGCGACGAGGCGCAGCGCTACTTTGCCGACGGCAACAACGAATGGCCGGTGGTGAAGGGCGTGAAGGTCAACAACCCCGTGCTCGAAGCGCTGGGAGAGTTCAAGTCCGATGCCATCAACGTGGCGGAGCTGGGCAAGTATCAGCCGCAGGCACAGAAGCTGTTGGATCGGGCGGGGTTCAAGTAA
- a CDS encoding NAD(+) synthase, with product MKNLFFNLYSHGFARVAVGVPVCRVADPAFNANETIALATQAAQRGAVLVAFPELGLSAYTCDDLFHQRALLDACQAALATIVEASRKLPAALIVGMPLRVEHQLFNCAVVVARGRIQGVVPKTYLPNYWEFYEARQFSAADNAAVTSIQLLGQEVPFGAGLLFDLEDIPDFRFHAEICEDVWVPIPPSSFAALAGATVLVNLSASNIVVGKSGYRHQLVSQQSARCLAAYLYTSAGKGESTTDLAWDGQALICENGELLAESERFADTSHLLFADIDVERLSRERMHQVTFGHSVRRHKAEVEQFRVVRFPLDLTLEKSLPLERNVARFPYVPADPRQRDERCMEVYNIQVQALVQRLSASKISKVVIGVSGGLDSTHALLVCAKAMDRLGLPRANILAYTMPGFATSGRTLQQARQLMQVVGCSATEIDIRPSCLAMLKDLGHPYAAGEKIYDVTFENVQAGERTNHLFRLANFHHAIVIGTGDLSELALGWCTYGVGDHMSHYNVNASVPKTLISHLVRWVAETGQVGDGGSDVLLAVLDTDISPELIPGDSNHGPEQKTESTIGPYELQDFNLYYTLRFGFTPSKIAFLAQHAWGDRERGIWPNGPHVVRNQYGLPDIKRNLAIFLDRFFRTSQFKRSCVPNAPKVGSGGSLSPRGDWRAPSDSESVVWLADLEKVPD from the coding sequence ATGAAAAACCTGTTTTTCAACCTGTATTCGCACGGCTTTGCGCGCGTCGCGGTGGGCGTGCCGGTCTGCCGCGTGGCCGACCCGGCCTTCAACGCCAACGAGACCATCGCCCTGGCGACGCAGGCGGCGCAGCGCGGCGCCGTGCTGGTCGCGTTCCCGGAGCTGGGGCTGTCGGCCTACACCTGCGATGACCTGTTCCACCAGCGCGCGCTGCTGGATGCCTGCCAGGCGGCGCTGGCGACCATCGTCGAGGCTTCGCGCAAGCTGCCGGCGGCGTTGATCGTGGGCATGCCGCTGCGGGTCGAGCACCAGCTGTTCAACTGCGCCGTGGTGGTGGCGCGCGGACGCATCCAGGGCGTGGTGCCCAAGACCTACCTGCCCAACTACTGGGAGTTCTACGAGGCCCGGCAGTTCAGCGCCGCCGACAACGCCGCGGTCACGTCGATCCAGCTGCTGGGCCAGGAGGTGCCGTTCGGCGCCGGCCTGCTGTTCGACCTCGAAGACATCCCCGACTTCCGCTTCCACGCCGAGATCTGCGAGGACGTGTGGGTGCCGATCCCGCCGTCGTCGTTCGCGGCACTGGCCGGGGCCACGGTGCTGGTCAACCTGTCGGCATCGAATATCGTGGTCGGCAAGTCGGGCTACCGGCACCAGCTGGTGTCGCAGCAATCGGCGCGCTGCCTGGCGGCCTACCTGTACACCTCGGCCGGCAAGGGCGAGTCGACCACCGACCTGGCCTGGGATGGCCAGGCGCTGATCTGCGAGAACGGCGAGCTGCTGGCCGAGTCCGAGCGCTTTGCCGACACCTCGCACCTGCTGTTCGCCGATATCGACGTCGAGCGGCTGTCGCGCGAGCGCATGCACCAGGTGACCTTCGGCCACTCGGTGCGGCGGCACAAGGCCGAGGTCGAGCAGTTTCGCGTGGTGCGCTTCCCGCTCGACCTGACGCTGGAAAAGTCGCTGCCGCTGGAGCGCAACGTGGCGCGCTTCCCGTACGTGCCGGCCGATCCGCGCCAGCGCGACGAACGCTGCATGGAGGTCTACAACATCCAGGTGCAGGCCCTGGTGCAGCGGCTGTCGGCGAGCAAGATCAGCAAGGTCGTGATCGGCGTCTCGGGCGGGCTCGACTCCACCCATGCGCTGCTGGTCTGCGCCAAGGCGATGGACCGGCTCGGCTTGCCGCGCGCCAATATCCTGGCGTACACCATGCCGGGCTTCGCCACCAGCGGCCGCACGCTGCAGCAGGCGCGCCAGCTGATGCAGGTGGTGGGATGCAGCGCGACCGAGATCGATATCCGGCCGTCGTGCCTGGCGATGCTGAAGGACCTGGGCCACCCCTATGCCGCCGGCGAGAAGATCTACGACGTGACCTTCGAGAACGTGCAGGCGGGCGAGCGCACCAACCACCTGTTCCGGCTGGCCAACTTCCACCATGCCATCGTCATCGGCACCGGCGACCTGAGCGAGCTGGCGCTGGGCTGGTGCACCTATGGCGTGGGCGACCACATGTCGCACTACAACGTCAACGCGAGCGTGCCCAAGACGCTGATCTCGCACCTGGTGCGCTGGGTCGCCGAGACCGGGCAGGTGGGCGACGGCGGCTCGGACGTGCTGCTGGCGGTGCTCGACACCGACATCAGCCCCGAGTTGATCCCCGGCGACAGCAACCACGGCCCCGAGCAGAAGACCGAGAGCACCATCGGCCCATACGAGCTGCAGGACTTCAACCTCTACTACACGCTGCGCTTCGGCTTTACCCCGTCGAAGATCGCCTTCCTGGCGCAGCATGCCTGGGGCGACCGCGAGCGCGGCATCTGGCCCAACGGCCCGCACGTGGTGCGCAACCAGTACGGCCTGCCCGACATCAAGCGCAACCTGGCGATCTTCCTGGACCGCTTCTTCCGCACCAGCCAGTTCAAGCGCTCATGCGTGCCGAATGCGCCCAAGGTGGGGTCGGGCGGCTCGCTGTCGCCACGCGGAGACTGGCGCGCGCCCAGTGACTCGGAGTCGGTGGTGTGGCTGGCCGACCTGGAGAAGGTGCCGGACTGA
- a CDS encoding Smr/MutS family protein — MTHGARKPDRSPQRLGLNDLARLRDTLKADTERREAERLAAEQAAERARAEADVFRTSVGQVSQLRDRNRAHHPASKPAPVPVQSQRNDQAVLQASLSDEFDVESLLETDETLSFRRPGIGMDVVRKLRRGEWVPQDKVDLHGLRSDEAREALAEFLRRSVRNGVRCVRVIHGKGLGSPDKLPVLKGKVRSWLVQKEEVLAFVQAREAEGGAGALMVLLRQPRA, encoded by the coding sequence ATGACGCACGGCGCCCGCAAACCCGACCGATCGCCCCAACGCCTCGGCCTGAACGACCTTGCCAGGCTGCGCGACACCCTCAAGGCCGACACCGAGCGCCGCGAAGCCGAGCGCCTGGCCGCCGAGCAGGCGGCCGAGCGCGCCCGCGCCGAGGCCGATGTGTTCCGCACCAGCGTGGGCCAGGTCAGCCAGCTGCGCGACCGCAATCGCGCCCACCATCCCGCCAGCAAGCCCGCACCCGTGCCGGTGCAGTCACAGCGCAACGACCAGGCGGTGTTGCAGGCGTCGCTGTCCGACGAATTCGACGTGGAAAGCCTGCTCGAAACCGACGAGACGCTGTCGTTCCGCCGACCCGGCATCGGCATGGACGTGGTGCGCAAGCTGCGCCGCGGCGAATGGGTGCCGCAGGACAAGGTCGACCTGCACGGCCTGCGCAGCGACGAGGCGCGCGAGGCGCTGGCCGAGTTCCTGCGCCGCTCGGTGCGCAACGGCGTGCGCTGCGTGCGCGTGATCCACGGCAAGGGCCTGGGCTCGCCCGACAAACTGCCGGTGCTCAAGGGCAAGGTGCGCAGCTGGCTGGTGCAGAAGGAGGAAGTGCTGGCCTTCGTGCAGGCGCGCGAGGCCGAAGGCGGCGCCGGCGCGCTGATGGTGCTGCTGCGCCAGCCGCGCGCCTGA
- a CDS encoding DNA translocase FtsK, producing the protein MARATTTTRTDPSALPSRIGKLLGEVRWFLLLAVTLGFLCVLASYSKTDPGWSHANQVADIHNLGGRVGAWVADVLFFIFGFSAYWLAVLLVRRCWRGWRTLTAELPERTDHSLHRQGVTVSWIGFVLTLFSSMGLEAIRMYPLRAALPRAPGGVLGDLLGGWLQVALGFTGATLLLLLLLAIGLSLFFHFSWLSVAEQIGGFVETLFLGFKARRESKQDRIIGEAAKTERKETVEVQRVRIEEAAPVQIVRPQAVPKHERVEREKQQPLFADIQDSDLPPLSLLDPIPPHQETVSAETLEFTSRLIEKKLKDFGVEVKVVAAYPGPVITRYEIEPATGVKGSQVVNLARDLARSLSLVSIRVVETIPGKNYMGLELPNPKRQTVRLSEILGSQVYNESASSLTMALGKDIAGKPMVADLARMPHCMVAGTTGSGKSVGINAMILSLLYKAKAESVRLILIDPKMLEMSVYEGIPHLLCPVVTDMRQAGNALNWAVGEMERRYKLMSKLGVRNLAGYNKKIDEAAAREEKIPNPFSLTPDAPEPLEKLPTIVIVIDELADLMMVVGKKVEELIARIAQKARAAGLHLVLATQRPSVDVITGLIKANVPTRIAFQVSSKIDSRTILDQQGAETLLGMGDMLYLAPGTGLPVRVHGAFVSDEEVHRVVEKLKESGEANYIEGILEGGLTDDGGGGDGFGGGAGIGGGGGEADPLYDQAVEVVLKNRRASISLVQRHLRIGYNRAARLLEDMEKAGLVSAMSGNGNRDILVQGGGAAREDD; encoded by the coding sequence ATGGCCCGAGCTACCACGACCACCCGCACCGATCCCTCAGCCTTGCCATCCCGCATCGGCAAACTGCTGGGCGAGGTCCGCTGGTTCCTGCTGCTGGCCGTCACGCTGGGTTTCCTGTGCGTGCTGGCGAGCTACAGCAAGACCGATCCCGGCTGGTCGCATGCCAACCAGGTGGCCGATATCCATAACCTGGGCGGCCGCGTCGGCGCCTGGGTGGCGGATGTGCTGTTCTTCATCTTCGGCTTTTCCGCCTACTGGCTGGCGGTGCTGCTGGTGCGCCGCTGCTGGCGCGGCTGGCGCACGCTGACCGCCGAGCTGCCGGAGCGCACCGACCACAGCCTGCACCGCCAGGGCGTGACCGTCAGCTGGATCGGCTTCGTGCTGACCCTGTTCTCCAGCATGGGCCTGGAGGCGATCCGCATGTACCCGCTGCGCGCCGCGCTGCCGCGCGCGCCCGGCGGCGTGCTGGGCGACCTGCTCGGCGGCTGGCTGCAGGTGGCGCTGGGCTTTACCGGCGCCACGCTGCTGCTGTTGCTGCTGCTGGCAATCGGGCTGTCGCTGTTCTTCCATTTTTCGTGGCTGAGCGTGGCCGAGCAGATCGGCGGCTTTGTCGAGACCTTGTTCCTGGGCTTCAAGGCCCGCCGCGAAAGCAAGCAGGACCGCATCATCGGCGAGGCCGCCAAGACCGAGCGCAAGGAAACCGTCGAAGTGCAGCGCGTGCGCATCGAAGAGGCCGCGCCGGTGCAGATCGTGCGCCCGCAGGCGGTGCCCAAGCACGAGCGCGTCGAGCGCGAGAAGCAGCAGCCGCTGTTCGCCGATATCCAGGATTCGGACCTGCCGCCGCTGTCGCTGCTGGATCCGATCCCGCCGCACCAGGAAACCGTCAGCGCCGAGACCCTGGAATTCACCTCGCGCCTGATCGAGAAAAAGCTCAAGGACTTCGGCGTCGAGGTCAAGGTGGTGGCGGCCTACCCGGGCCCGGTCATCACCCGGTACGAGATCGAGCCCGCCACCGGGGTCAAGGGCAGCCAGGTGGTGAACCTGGCGCGCGACCTGGCGCGCTCGCTGTCGCTGGTGTCGATCCGCGTGGTCGAGACCATCCCGGGCAAGAACTACATGGGGCTGGAGCTGCCCAACCCGAAGCGCCAGACCGTGCGCCTGTCGGAAATCCTGGGCTCGCAGGTCTACAACGAGAGCGCGTCCAGCCTGACCATGGCGCTGGGCAAGGACATTGCCGGCAAGCCGATGGTGGCCGACCTGGCGCGCATGCCGCATTGCATGGTGGCCGGCACCACGGGCTCGGGCAAGTCGGTGGGCATCAACGCGATGATCCTGTCGCTGCTGTACAAGGCCAAGGCCGAAAGCGTGCGCCTGATCCTGATCGACCCGAAGATGCTGGAAATGAGCGTCTACGAGGGCATCCCGCACCTGCTGTGCCCGGTGGTGACCGACATGCGCCAGGCCGGCAACGCGCTCAACTGGGCGGTCGGCGAGATGGAGCGCCGCTACAAGCTGATGAGCAAGCTGGGCGTGCGCAACCTGGCCGGCTACAACAAGAAGATCGACGAGGCCGCGGCCAGGGAAGAGAAGATCCCGAACCCGTTCAGCCTGACCCCGGACGCGCCCGAGCCGCTGGAAAAGCTGCCCACCATCGTCATCGTCATCGACGAGCTGGCCGACCTGATGATGGTGGTCGGCAAGAAGGTGGAAGAACTGATCGCGCGCATCGCGCAGAAGGCGCGCGCCGCCGGCCTGCACCTGGTGCTGGCCACGCAGCGCCCGTCGGTGGACGTGATCACCGGCCTGATCAAGGCCAACGTGCCGACCCGGATCGCGTTCCAGGTCAGCAGCAAGATCGATTCGCGCACCATTCTCGACCAGCAGGGCGCCGAAACCCTGCTGGGCATGGGCGACATGCTCTACCTGGCGCCCGGCACCGGCCTGCCGGTGCGCGTGCACGGCGCCTTTGTCTCGGACGAAGAAGTCCACCGGGTGGTGGAGAAGCTCAAGGAATCCGGCGAGGCCAACTACATCGAGGGCATCCTGGAAGGCGGCCTGACCGATGACGGCGGCGGTGGCGACGGCTTCGGCGGCGGCGCCGGCATCGGCGGCGGCGGCGGTGAAGCCGATCCGCTGTATGACCAGGCGGTCGAGGTGGTGCTGAAGAACCGACGCGCGTCGATCTCGCTGGTGCAGCGCCACCTGCGCATCGGCTACAACCGCGCGGCGCGGCTGCTCGAGGACATGGAGAAGGCCGGCCTGGTCTCGGCCATGTCGGGCAACGGCAACCGCGACATCCTGGTGCAGGGTGGCGGCGCCGCGCGCGAAGATGACTGA
- a CDS encoding NAD(P)-dependent alcohol dehydrogenase yields MTAMMKAAVFVEPGRIELADKPIPDVGPNDALVRITTTTICGTDVHILKGEYPVARGLTVGHEPVGVIEKLGSAVAGYREGQRVIAGAICPNFNSYAAQDGVASQDGSYLVPQGLCGCHGYKATAGWRFGNLIDGTQAEYVLVPDAQANLAPIPDGLTDEQVLMCPDIMSTGFKGAENANIRIGDTVAVFAQGPIGLCATAGARLCGATTIIAIDGNDHRLEIARKMGADVALNFRDCDVVDEIMKLTGGRGVDASIEALGTQATFEQALRVLKPGGTLSSLGVYSGDLTIPLSAFAAGLGDHKINTALCPGGKERMRRLVNVIESGRVDLGLLVTHHYPLEDIVAAYDLFANQRDGVLKIAIKPH; encoded by the coding sequence ATGACCGCAATGATGAAAGCCGCCGTCTTTGTCGAACCCGGCCGCATCGAACTGGCCGACAAGCCCATCCCCGATGTCGGCCCCAACGATGCGCTGGTGCGCATCACCACCACCACGATCTGTGGCACCGACGTGCATATCCTCAAGGGCGAATACCCGGTCGCGCGAGGCCTGACGGTGGGCCACGAGCCGGTCGGCGTGATCGAGAAGCTGGGCAGCGCCGTGGCCGGATACCGCGAAGGCCAGCGCGTCATTGCCGGCGCGATCTGCCCCAACTTCAATTCCTACGCGGCGCAGGACGGCGTGGCCTCGCAGGACGGCAGCTACCTGGTGCCGCAGGGGCTGTGCGGCTGCCACGGCTACAAGGCCACCGCGGGCTGGCGCTTCGGCAACCTGATCGACGGCACGCAGGCGGAGTATGTGCTGGTGCCCGATGCGCAGGCCAACCTCGCACCGATCCCGGACGGGCTCACCGACGAACAGGTGCTGATGTGCCCGGACATCATGTCGACCGGGTTCAAGGGCGCGGAGAATGCCAACATCCGCATCGGCGACACCGTCGCGGTCTTCGCCCAGGGCCCGATCGGCCTGTGCGCGACCGCCGGTGCGCGGCTGTGCGGCGCGACCACCATCATCGCCATCGACGGCAACGACCACCGGCTCGAGATCGCGCGCAAGATGGGCGCGGACGTCGCGCTCAATTTCCGCGACTGCGATGTGGTCGATGAAATCATGAAGCTGACCGGCGGCCGCGGTGTCGATGCCTCGATCGAGGCGCTCGGCACCCAGGCAACCTTCGAGCAGGCCTTGCGCGTGCTCAAGCCTGGCGGCACGCTGTCCAGCCTGGGGGTGTACTCGGGCGACCTGACCATCCCGCTGTCGGCCTTTGCCGCAGGGCTGGGCGACCACAAGATCAACACGGCGCTGTGCCCCGGCGGCAAGGAGCGCATGCGCCGGCTGGTCAATGTGATCGAATCGGGCCGGGTGGACCTGGGCCTGCTGGTGACCCATCACTACCCGCTGGAAGATATCGTCGCGGCGTATGACCTGTTCGCCAACCAGCGCGACGGCGTGCTGAAGATCGCCATCAAGCCGCACTGA
- a CDS encoding trimeric intracellular cation channel family protein: MHLPLELLMGRLPLILHIMEVIGVLAFAVSGVVDARKQRLDVVGTFVVAFATAFGGGTVRDVLLDRRPFYWVDHEGYVLLIFAMSFGASLVLRVVSRVASDRAMIVADAIGLGLFSVTGASLALVAQMTPTVAVMMGIISAVFGGVVRDVLCNEVPMILRDRSPYATCSFVGCWIYIGLTWIEVRQEAALLTGALAIIAMRLASVRYGWKLPS; encoded by the coding sequence ATGCATCTTCCGCTCGAGTTGCTGATGGGGCGGCTGCCCCTGATCCTCCACATCATGGAGGTGATCGGCGTGCTCGCCTTCGCGGTCTCGGGCGTGGTCGACGCGCGCAAGCAGCGCCTGGACGTGGTCGGCACCTTCGTGGTGGCCTTTGCCACCGCCTTCGGCGGCGGCACCGTGCGCGACGTGCTGCTCGACCGGCGCCCGTTCTACTGGGTCGACCACGAAGGCTACGTGCTGCTGATCTTCGCGATGTCGTTCGGCGCGTCGTTGGTGCTGCGCGTGGTCAGCCGGGTGGCCTCGGACCGGGCCATGATCGTCGCCGATGCCATCGGGCTCGGACTGTTCTCGGTGACCGGCGCCTCGCTGGCGCTGGTGGCGCAGATGACGCCCACGGTGGCCGTCATGATGGGCATTATCTCGGCCGTGTTCGGCGGCGTGGTGCGCGACGTCCTGTGCAATGAAGTGCCGATGATCCTGCGCGACCGCTCGCCCTATGCCACCTGCTCGTTCGTCGGCTGCTGGATCTATATCGGGCTGACCTGGATCGAAGTGCGGCAGGAGGCGGCGCTGCTGACCGGCGCGCTGGCGATCATCGCCATGCGCCTGGCGTCGGTGCGCTACGGCTGGAAGCTGCCCAGCTGA